The following coding sequences are from one Thermoplasmatales archaeon window:
- a CDS encoding DDE-type integrase/transposase/recombinase yields the protein MKETIEKWCKKEGIEVEYTPPYYPQTKGKIERAIRTFNEEFLKMFFYYFRNLLNGLTIIDTTWVSMIILPMYIFQKMLPMLLDNTGGKTF from the coding sequence TTGAAAGAAACTATTGAAAAATGGTGTAAGAAAGAAGGTATAGAAGTTGAATATACTCCTCCCTATTATCCACAAACAAAAGGAAAGATTGAAAGAGCCATAAGAACTTTCAATGAAGAATTTCTGAAAATGTTCTTTTATTACTTCAGGAATTTATTGAATGGTTTAACAATCATAGATACCACATGGGTATCCATGATTATCCTGCCAATGTATATTTTTCAAAAAATGTTACCGATGTTACTTGACAATACAGGAGGAAAAACTTTTTAA
- a CDS encoding 2-oxoacid:acceptor oxidoreductase family protein, translated as MLKEIIFYGRGGQGAVTAANLLASAALKSGNRGVQSFPFFGAERRGAPVRAFARISDDEILLRSEIKEPDIVVVLDIGIIDAIDVTAGLKKEGIILLNSNREPSNFSFPFKVATVDATSIAIENKILVGGIPVVNTPIVGALIKLIDGVKIEALYEAIKERFPEKISQGNINAAKLAYERVKI; from the coding sequence ATGCTAAAAGAAATAATATTTTATGGAAGAGGTGGTCAAGGCGCTGTTACAGCTGCAAATCTTCTCGCAAGTGCCGCCCTGAAAAGCGGGAATAGAGGAGTTCAATCTTTTCCCTTCTTTGGAGCAGAGCGCAGGGGGGCGCCAGTAAGAGCTTTTGCAAGGATAAGTGATGATGAAATTCTTTTGAGGAGTGAAATAAAGGAGCCAGATATTGTTGTTGTGCTTGATATAGGTATAATAGATGCAATTGATGTGACTGCTGGATTGAAAAAGGAAGGAATTATTTTGCTGAACAGCAATCGCGAGCCATCTAACTTTTCTTTTCCATTTAAGGTTGCTACTGTTGATGCAACGAGCATTGCAATAGAAAATAAAATTCTTGTAGGAGGAATACCTGTGGTAAATACTCCCATAGTTGGAGCACTTATAAAGCTAATTGATGGAGTAAAGATAGAAGCTTTATATGAAGCAATAAAGGAAAGATTTCCTGAAAAAATTTCTCAGGGCAATATAA